In Desertibacillus haloalkaliphilus, a single genomic region encodes these proteins:
- a CDS encoding molybdopterin molybdotransferase MoeA, producing MFEQRKPIPVKEAVQAVLQFTKQAGVEHVSIEDSDGRYLAEPLIPDHDVPPFDKSPLDGFAVRAEDTKEASADSPVEFKVIEEIGAGSLATKVPERYEAIRIMTGAQIPEGTDVIVMFELTKERTDEEGNSYIQIKRSFQAGDNISVQGEDAQKGNPLVEKGRKIDPGIKALLATFGYAKVPVFKKPLVGIYATGTELLDVGEPLVPGKIRNSNAYMVASQIKRAGAEPKYYGKLVDDFDQCFNAIKAAIDEVDVLITTGGVSVGDYDYLPEIYKKLGANVLFNKIAMRPGSVTTVAEYNGKLLFGLSGNPSACYVGFELYARPIIQRFFASEKPHLQRAKATLTKDFPKPNPFTRFVRSRVSIEGNQLVVAPTGLDKSGIVTSLADANALLVLPGGTRGFEAGTVVDVLLLEGEGSSNPWGE from the coding sequence ATGTTTGAACAACGTAAGCCAATACCAGTGAAAGAGGCCGTTCAAGCGGTTTTACAATTTACAAAGCAAGCGGGGGTTGAGCATGTCTCGATTGAAGACAGTGATGGCAGGTATTTAGCAGAGCCACTCATCCCGGACCATGATGTCCCCCCGTTTGATAAATCTCCACTTGATGGATTTGCCGTGCGTGCTGAAGATACGAAGGAAGCATCTGCAGATTCACCGGTTGAGTTTAAAGTGATCGAAGAAATCGGAGCAGGATCGCTTGCTACTAAGGTGCCAGAGCGATACGAAGCGATTCGAATTATGACAGGAGCACAAATCCCTGAAGGAACCGATGTTATCGTCATGTTTGAGTTGACGAAGGAACGAACGGACGAGGAAGGGAACTCTTATATTCAGATTAAGCGCTCGTTCCAAGCAGGTGATAACATTTCTGTTCAAGGAGAAGATGCCCAAAAGGGGAATCCGCTCGTTGAGAAAGGTAGAAAGATTGATCCAGGGATTAAAGCATTGCTGGCGACCTTTGGTTATGCCAAGGTACCAGTATTTAAAAAGCCGCTTGTCGGTATTTATGCAACCGGAACGGAGCTTCTTGATGTTGGTGAACCGCTCGTTCCAGGGAAAATTCGCAACAGCAATGCCTATATGGTCGCTTCACAAATTAAACGTGCAGGTGCTGAGCCGAAATATTATGGCAAACTTGTTGATGATTTTGATCAATGTTTCAACGCGATTAAAGCGGCCATTGATGAAGTTGATGTCTTAATAACAACAGGCGGGGTGTCTGTTGGCGATTATGACTATTTACCTGAAATCTATAAAAAATTAGGAGCCAACGTGCTATTTAATAAGATTGCGATGCGTCCGGGCAGTGTCACAACTGTTGCTGAATATAACGGAAAGCTGTTATTTGGACTTTCAGGAAATCCATCCGCTTGTTATGTTGGGTTTGAGCTTTATGCGAGACCAATCATTCAGCGCTTTTTTGCATCAGAAAAGCCACACTTACAGCGAGCAAAGGCGACATTGACGAAGGATTTCCCGAAGCCCAATCCGTTTACGCGTTTTGTCCGTAGTCGCGTCTCCATTGAGGGTAATCAACTTGTTGTCGCACCGACAGGTCTTGATAAATCTGGAATCGTCACATCCCTTGCTGATGCAAATGCTCTACTTGTGCTGCCAGGAGGAACAAGGGGATTTGAAGCAGGAACCGTTGTCGATGTTTTATTACTAGAAGGTGAAGGGAGTTCGAACCCGTGGGGAGAGTAA
- a CDS encoding M23 family metallopeptidase: MSKRVDKIRKKVVQRRREVEGKVQQKERSAPQIFDRHDEARDEPDFYLYQDEKKGGPPQEKWMQKDLFLFRLMAAVCLFLIVAILFKTGNPQLEGARQFVQHSYEHELQFAQISNWYENQFGRPMALLPMTNDVALEDFENEAVEMAYAVPASGHVTQSFEQSGTGVLVETEADAVVEAVKGGQVTFVDEEVDLGNTVVIQHYDGGESWYGMLDEVEVNLYDHVSTGTVVGSVSKEGETEHGQYYFALKQGEDYIDPIEVISFD; this comes from the coding sequence ATGTCAAAACGAGTGGATAAGATTCGTAAAAAAGTCGTGCAACGACGAAGAGAAGTTGAGGGCAAAGTACAACAGAAAGAACGGTCAGCACCACAGATTTTTGACCGTCATGATGAAGCGCGAGACGAGCCTGATTTTTACCTTTATCAAGATGAGAAGAAAGGCGGACCACCTCAGGAGAAGTGGATGCAAAAAGATTTATTTCTATTCCGATTGATGGCTGCAGTATGTTTATTTTTAATCGTTGCCATCCTCTTTAAAACAGGTAATCCACAGCTTGAAGGTGCTAGGCAGTTTGTACAACACTCTTATGAACATGAATTACAATTTGCACAAATTTCAAATTGGTATGAAAATCAGTTCGGTCGACCAATGGCTTTATTGCCGATGACAAATGATGTGGCTCTCGAAGACTTTGAAAATGAAGCGGTCGAAATGGCTTACGCTGTTCCTGCTAGTGGTCATGTGACCCAAAGCTTTGAACAAAGTGGGACGGGTGTGCTAGTGGAAACAGAGGCTGATGCCGTCGTTGAAGCAGTCAAGGGAGGTCAAGTAACCTTTGTTGATGAAGAGGTTGACCTAGGAAACACGGTCGTCATTCAACATTATGATGGTGGGGAGTCATGGTATGGAATGCTAGATGAGGTCGAGGTGAATCTCTATGATCACGTATCAACGGGTACAGTTGTTGGCAGTGTCTCCAAGGAGGGTGAAACCGAACATGGACAATATTACTTTGCGTTAAAGCAAGGCGAGGATTACATTGATCCGATTGAAGTGATTTCATTTGACTAG
- the mobA gene encoding molybdenum cofactor guanylyltransferase, producing MKTDHNITGVVLAGGQSRRYGSPKAFATFQNKPFYQWAVEALTPHTEKVIVISHPTLTRRLQDIGNYETIEDDSAVKGQGPLAGIYSAMCHHSSEWYMVLPCDTPLIDEKIVGVLCAHAVQGKNSDAVVPTAAGKTQPLVAIYNRRCLPIIEKLLADGQLRMMDLLSKIKVEHIRRDEIGTSDQAFININKKQDWEKLQ from the coding sequence ATGAAAACAGATCACAACATAACAGGCGTTGTCCTCGCTGGAGGGCAATCAAGAAGATATGGAAGTCCAAAGGCATTCGCCACGTTTCAAAACAAACCATTCTATCAATGGGCAGTTGAGGCATTAACGCCTCATACAGAAAAAGTGATTGTCATTAGCCACCCGACATTAACAAGACGGCTTCAAGATATCGGAAACTATGAAACGATTGAAGACGACTCAGCCGTAAAAGGACAAGGACCACTTGCCGGCATTTATAGCGCGATGTGCCACCACTCCTCCGAGTGGTATATGGTTCTACCGTGCGATACGCCACTTATTGACGAGAAAATCGTTGGGGTATTGTGTGCTCATGCAGTCCAAGGTAAAAATAGCGATGCGGTTGTACCAACAGCTGCAGGTAAGACACAGCCCCTTGTAGCGATCTACAACCGTCGTTGTTTACCGATCATTGAAAAGCTATTAGCAGATGGTCAGCTTAGGATGATGGACTTATTATCTAAAATCAAGGTTGAACACATTCGTCGAGATGAAATTGGCACCTCAGATCAAGCCTTTATCAATATTAATAAGAAACAAGATTGGGAGAAGCTACAGTGA
- a CDS encoding MBL fold metallo-hydrolase: MKFTVIGYWHGYPGSGEATSSYLLEADGYRLLLDCGSGAMSQMQAYCAPETLDAVIVSHYHQDHIADIGVLHYNRLINSKLGKSTNPLLLYGHREDEDEFKKLSYPPYVKAVAYQADGTISIGPFQVSFCKTIHPKPCYAIRVEYNGYSLVYTADTSYFPELSAFASETDLLVAEASFYEGQEAASFGHMTSKDAATVASEAGAKQLLLTHLPHFGDHQQLVREANAYYSGYVQTATAGLTLRFTP, encoded by the coding sequence ATGAAGTTTACGGTGATTGGTTATTGGCATGGGTATCCGGGAAGTGGGGAGGCGACATCGAGTTACTTGCTTGAAGCTGATGGGTATCGCCTATTACTTGATTGTGGTAGTGGGGCAATGTCGCAAATGCAAGCATACTGTGCACCAGAAACATTAGATGCAGTCATTGTCTCACACTATCACCAAGATCATATCGCTGATATCGGTGTTCTTCACTATAATCGTCTTATTAACTCAAAGCTTGGTAAAAGCACTAATCCGCTTCTCTTATATGGGCATCGTGAGGATGAAGATGAATTTAAGAAGCTTTCTTATCCGCCATATGTTAAAGCAGTTGCTTATCAAGCTGACGGAACGATTTCGATTGGCCCGTTCCAAGTCTCATTTTGTAAAACGATCCACCCGAAGCCATGCTACGCGATTCGAGTTGAATATAATGGATACTCACTGGTGTATACCGCAGATACAAGTTATTTTCCGGAACTGTCGGCATTCGCGAGTGAAACGGATTTGCTCGTGGCTGAAGCAAGTTTTTATGAAGGGCAAGAAGCGGCGTCTTTTGGTCATATGACGAGTAAGGACGCAGCCACGGTAGCATCTGAAGCGGGAGCTAAGCAATTGCTATTAACTCATCTCCCACATTTTGGTGACCATCAGCAATTAGTCAGGGAAGCAAACGCCTATTATTCTGGTTATGTTCAGACAGCGACAGCGGGTTTGACATTGCGATTTACGCCTTAA
- a CDS encoding molybdenum cofactor biosynthesis protein MoaE produces the protein MSDNLFIMTNEPISIEEVVTKVTHPHAGAINTFIGTVRELTKGKRTLYLEYDAYVAMAEKKLAQIGSEINEKWPNTRVAITHRIGRLEITDIAVVIAVSTPHRADSYEASRYAIERIKEIVPIWKKEHWEDGEKWIGDQLEKTPYPTGKPELEGK, from the coding sequence ATGAGTGACAACCTTTTTATAATGACAAATGAGCCGATCTCTATTGAAGAAGTGGTGACGAAAGTGACACATCCTCATGCTGGTGCCATTAATACGTTTATCGGCACTGTAAGGGAGCTGACAAAAGGGAAGCGGACGTTATATTTAGAATATGATGCCTATGTGGCAATGGCTGAGAAAAAGCTAGCACAAATAGGTAGTGAAATTAATGAAAAGTGGCCAAATACAAGAGTTGCGATTACTCATCGAATCGGTCGGTTAGAAATTACCGACATTGCGGTTGTGATCGCAGTTTCAACACCGCACCGCGCTGATTCTTATGAGGCGAGTCGCTATGCGATTGAGCGAATTAAAGAGATTGTGCCAATCTGGAAAAAAGAGCATTGGGAAGACGGCGAGAAGTGGATTGGTGACCAATTAGAAAAAACACCATACCCAACAGGAAAACCTGAGCTGGAGGGAAAATGA
- a CDS encoding ribosomal-processing cysteine protease Prp translates to MINVRVERKLNKQISSFTMSGHANAGPYGYDLVCAGASAVSFGAVNAIDALCHVQLDVEMEDDGGFLRCIIPSHLDSDTHEKVQLLLDGMIVSLQSIAEQYSEHIKVIETTGGE, encoded by the coding sequence ATGATTAACGTACGTGTAGAACGTAAGCTAAACAAGCAGATTTCATCATTTACGATGAGTGGACACGCTAATGCTGGTCCTTATGGCTATGATCTCGTTTGTGCTGGTGCTTCTGCGGTCTCGTTTGGAGCGGTGAATGCAATTGATGCTCTATGTCATGTTCAACTCGATGTCGAGATGGAGGATGACGGAGGCTTTCTCCGCTGTATCATACCTAGTCATTTAGACAGTGATACACATGAGAAAGTTCAACTCTTATTAGACGGCATGATTGTCTCGTTACAATCAATCGCAGAACAATACAGCGAACATATAAAAGTTATTGAAACCACAGGAGGTGAATGA
- the moaD gene encoding molybdopterin converting factor subunit 1 has translation MIKVLFFAELEEIVGRREVELEQSSLTVTELKQLLSERYPSLPELERFMVAINEEYGDDQDVIKEGDTVALIPPVSGG, from the coding sequence ATGATCAAAGTATTATTTTTTGCTGAATTGGAAGAAATCGTAGGCCGGCGGGAGGTTGAGCTGGAACAGTCATCTCTTACCGTTACCGAGTTAAAGCAACTGTTGAGTGAGCGCTATCCGAGCTTACCTGAGCTTGAGCGCTTTATGGTGGCGATTAATGAAGAGTATGGAGACGATCAAGATGTCATCAAAGAAGGAGATACAGTTGCCCTTATTCCTCCAGTCAGTGGTGGCTAA
- a CDS encoding MOSC domain-containing protein, with amino-acid sequence MIEIVSVNVGQPQWLRSERGDVETGFIKTPVDGPVYLSKENLAGDRQADMKNHGGIDKAVCVYSYDHYHYWERELGIQLEASAFGENLTVRGLTEADVCIGDVFQLGGAVVQVSQPRQPCYKIARVHKLENLPQRVQQTGYSGFYFRVLEEGHVSKHSRLVVKERHKSGVSIAFANQTMYHDKENQQALKKLVNVEELAASWKKPLLQRLEKLEANETQS; translated from the coding sequence ATGATTGAAATAGTTTCAGTGAATGTCGGGCAGCCGCAATGGTTACGTTCCGAGCGAGGCGATGTAGAAACAGGTTTCATAAAAACGCCAGTAGATGGGCCAGTCTATTTGTCTAAGGAAAACTTGGCAGGGGATCGTCAAGCCGATATGAAAAACCATGGTGGTATTGATAAGGCTGTTTGTGTTTATAGCTATGACCATTATCATTATTGGGAACGTGAGCTGGGTATACAGCTTGAGGCATCCGCATTTGGAGAAAACTTGACGGTTAGAGGATTAACAGAGGCTGATGTTTGTATTGGAGATGTGTTTCAACTTGGTGGTGCTGTTGTGCAAGTAAGCCAGCCGCGGCAGCCCTGCTATAAGATTGCTCGTGTACATAAGCTAGAGAACTTGCCGCAACGAGTGCAACAAACAGGCTACAGCGGCTTTTACTTTCGTGTACTAGAGGAAGGTCATGTTTCAAAGCATTCACGGCTAGTTGTAAAAGAACGACACAAAAGCGGTGTGTCGATCGCATTTGCGAATCAAACGATGTATCATGACAAGGAAAATCAGCAGGCGTTAAAAAAATTAGTAAATGTAGAAGAACTCGCCGCAAGTTGGAAAAAGCCTTTATTACAACGGCTCGAAAAGCTAGAGGCGAATGAGACGCAGTCCTAA
- a CDS encoding M50 family metallopeptidase produces MTSFFDLFNKIKINPFFWFVIGIGILTGYFREVLMVFTIVFIHEMGHSIAAHFFKWKITKIELLPFGGVAEMDEHGNRPLYQEFIIIIAGPLQHLWLILLSFACLQFDFWTVNDHEIFVAHNVMILLFNLLPVWPLDGGRLVLLLCSMKWPFQVAQKRALIFSFISLFVVSITSIYLYPFHLNLWVVLTFLYASHYLQWRQRNYYFMRFLMERFYRPQLIPLARRKIIVQEDTRIRDVVQQFRRGFSHTIIVTLLADQQRKQYDEKEILRVFFEGNNMYSTMKEALRLIS; encoded by the coding sequence TTGACTAGCTTCTTCGACCTTTTCAACAAAATAAAAATTAATCCATTCTTCTGGTTTGTGATCGGTATCGGGATTTTAACCGGGTATTTTCGCGAAGTGTTAATGGTTTTTACAATTGTTTTTATCCATGAAATGGGTCACAGTATAGCGGCCCATTTTTTTAAATGGAAAATAACGAAAATTGAATTGCTACCGTTCGGTGGCGTTGCAGAGATGGATGAACACGGGAACCGGCCATTATATCAGGAGTTTATTATTATTATAGCTGGACCGCTGCAGCACCTCTGGTTGATTTTACTTTCGTTTGCTTGTTTACAATTTGATTTTTGGACTGTCAATGATCATGAGATTTTTGTTGCTCATAATGTAATGATTTTGTTGTTTAACCTCTTGCCGGTATGGCCGTTAGATGGTGGGAGATTAGTCTTGTTGTTATGCTCCATGAAGTGGCCCTTTCAAGTGGCGCAAAAACGAGCACTTATATTTTCTTTTATTAGCTTATTTGTTGTGAGTATAACGAGTATTTACCTTTATCCGTTTCATTTAAATTTATGGGTGGTGTTAACCTTTTTATATGCATCACACTATTTGCAATGGAGGCAACGAAATTATTATTTTATGCGATTTTTAATGGAGCGGTTTTATCGTCCGCAGCTTATCCCCCTCGCGAGGCGAAAGATTATCGTTCAAGAAGACACACGAATTCGCGATGTTGTTCAGCAATTCCGGCGCGGTTTTTCACATACGATCATTGTTACTTTACTTGCAGACCAGCAACGGAAGCAATATGATGAGAAAGAAATTTTACGTGTTTTTTTTGAAGGGAACAATATGTATAGTACAATGAAAGAAGCACTTCGATTGATCTCCTAA
- a CDS encoding Rne/Rng family ribonuclease codes for MRLLKTIYFNLATTERRAAITENGQVVELMVERPVENRIVGNVYKARVVNVLPGMQAAFVDLGRDKNGFLYRDDLLSFQRFDEEEEEKKKRNISEFVTKGEELLVQVTKEGFGTKGPRLTGLVSFPGRYIVYMPEGGYCGVSRRMKTEQERERWRLIGEELLSDNEGMIIRTVCEGESAEKIEQELRFLRRFWQDVWKEGKELKPPALVHQDIGLLERIVRDFTFDDVHEIVIDNQKDYLRLKELLDPYPHLQTKVKLYRERENIFSYHGIEKELEKALKHHVWLKNGAYLLIEQTEALTIIDVNTGKFTGKNDLRETIKKTNVKAAKEIAKQLRLRDISGIIVIDFIDMRHEADRKEVLHAFTRALQDDRTKTNVVGITGLGLVEMTRKKVRQNLQDSLSKPCPTCSGKGTVLSDEAQAYRVERLLWEYRNMDDEALLLEVPPHVATIIKGENDEHVKALEEAFHYHIYIYSNEKMTEHDYEIRFIGEDEGAKQRLLQLEKTNR; via the coding sequence ATGAGATTATTGAAAACGATCTATTTTAATTTGGCAACAACGGAACGAAGAGCAGCGATAACTGAAAACGGTCAAGTCGTTGAGCTCATGGTGGAACGCCCAGTTGAAAATCGTATCGTCGGTAATGTATATAAGGCAAGAGTGGTCAACGTCTTACCAGGGATGCAAGCAGCGTTTGTTGACCTTGGACGTGACAAAAATGGTTTTTTGTATCGCGATGATTTGCTGAGTTTTCAACGATTTGATGAAGAGGAAGAAGAAAAAAAGAAACGCAACATTTCTGAATTTGTGACCAAAGGTGAAGAACTGCTTGTTCAGGTGACAAAGGAAGGCTTTGGAACGAAGGGACCACGGCTAACAGGCCTTGTCTCGTTTCCCGGCCGTTATATCGTGTATATGCCTGAAGGTGGGTATTGTGGTGTGTCACGTCGCATGAAAACGGAACAGGAACGGGAACGTTGGCGCCTGATCGGTGAAGAATTGTTAAGTGACAATGAAGGGATGATCATTCGTACCGTCTGTGAAGGAGAGTCAGCTGAAAAAATAGAACAGGAGCTAAGGTTTTTACGTAGATTTTGGCAGGACGTGTGGAAGGAGGGTAAGGAATTAAAACCGCCTGCACTCGTTCATCAAGATATCGGTTTGTTAGAGCGAATTGTTCGTGACTTTACGTTTGATGATGTACATGAAATTGTCATTGATAACCAGAAGGATTACCTACGTTTAAAAGAATTGCTAGACCCCTATCCACACCTACAAACGAAGGTGAAACTATACCGTGAACGTGAAAACATATTTTCTTACCATGGCATCGAAAAAGAACTAGAGAAAGCGTTAAAACATCATGTCTGGTTAAAAAATGGTGCCTATTTATTAATTGAACAAACCGAGGCACTAACGATTATTGATGTAAATACGGGCAAATTCACCGGGAAAAATGATTTGCGGGAGACAATCAAGAAAACGAATGTAAAAGCGGCAAAAGAGATTGCCAAGCAGCTTCGACTTCGTGACATCTCAGGAATTATTGTCATTGATTTCATCGATATGCGTCATGAGGCAGATCGCAAAGAGGTATTGCATGCATTTACAAGAGCTTTACAGGACGACCGGACGAAAACAAACGTTGTCGGCATAACTGGGTTAGGTTTAGTTGAGATGACTAGGAAAAAGGTTCGTCAAAACCTACAGGACAGCTTATCAAAGCCTTGTCCGACGTGCAGTGGTAAGGGGACCGTGCTATCGGACGAGGCACAAGCCTACCGAGTAGAACGGTTGCTGTGGGAATATCGAAATATGGATGATGAGGCGTTGCTACTTGAAGTGCCTCCACATGTTGCTACGATCATAAAAGGAGAAAATGACGAGCACGTGAAAGCGTTAGAAGAGGCGTTTCATTATCATATCTATATTTATAGCAATGAAAAAATGACTGAACATGACTACGAGATACGTTTTATTGGTGAGGATGAAGGCGCAAAGCAAAGACTGCTTCAATTGGAAAAAACTAACCGTTAA
- the rplU gene encoding 50S ribosomal protein L21 translates to MYAIIETGGKQIKVEEGQEIYIEKVDAAEGDAVNFDKVLMVGGDDVKVGAPYVEGATVSAKVEKQGRAKKIIVYKMKPKKNYRRKQGHRQPYTKVVIEKINA, encoded by the coding sequence ATGTACGCAATTATTGAAACTGGTGGAAAACAAATCAAAGTTGAAGAAGGCCAAGAAATCTATATCGAAAAAGTAGACGCTGCTGAAGGTGATGCTGTTAATTTCGATAAAGTATTAATGGTAGGCGGAGACGATGTGAAAGTTGGAGCTCCTTACGTTGAAGGTGCAACAGTTAGCGCGAAAGTTGAAAAACAAGGTCGTGCGAAGAAGATCATCGTTTACAAAATGAAGCCAAAGAAAAACTACCGTCGTAAGCAAGGTCATCGTCAACCTTATACAAAAGTTGTTATTGAAAAAATCAACGCATAA
- the rpmA gene encoding 50S ribosomal protein L27 — protein MLKMNLQFFAQKKGVGSTKNGRDSISKRLGTKRADGQEVTGGSILVRQRGTRIYPGVNVGKGGDDTLFAKVDGVVKFERVGRDRKQVSVYPVAQEA, from the coding sequence ATGTTGAAAATGAACCTTCAATTTTTCGCACAGAAAAAAGGGGTAGGTAGTACAAAGAACGGTCGTGATTCAATCTCGAAACGTCTTGGTACGAAGCGTGCTGACGGACAAGAAGTTACTGGTGGATCAATCCTAGTTCGTCAACGTGGTACTCGTATTTACCCTGGAGTAAACGTTGGTAAAGGTGGAGATGACACTCTATTTGCTAAGGTTGACGGCGTTGTTAAGTTTGAACGCGTTGGTCGTGACCGCAAACAAGTAAGTGTATATCCAGTTGCTCAAGAAGCATAA
- the mobB gene encoding molybdopterin-guanine dinucleotide biosynthesis protein B, with protein sequence MGRVTSVIQVVGYSNSGKTTFVEKVVASFTQSNINVATIKHHGHKGPLTALDEKKDSWRHRQAGSAATIVTGQNQLQLQITNDQSWRLADLIQLYEPFQFDCIVVEGYKFEDYPKVVIIKEAGDRALLHELTNIIAVITWDERLIDLSKGIRVPVFSIGDETAITWLRDNYVRGDMHE encoded by the coding sequence GTGGGGAGAGTAACATCCGTCATTCAAGTGGTCGGCTATAGTAACAGTGGCAAAACGACCTTTGTTGAAAAAGTTGTTGCTTCGTTTACTCAATCCAACATCAACGTGGCTACCATTAAGCATCACGGACATAAAGGCCCTTTAACGGCACTGGATGAAAAGAAAGATTCTTGGCGCCATCGCCAAGCTGGCTCAGCAGCAACGATAGTGACGGGACAAAACCAGTTACAGCTACAAATCACGAACGATCAATCCTGGAGGTTGGCGGATTTAATCCAACTGTATGAACCGTTTCAATTTGATTGTATCGTTGTGGAAGGTTATAAATTTGAAGACTATCCGAAAGTAGTGATTATAAAAGAAGCAGGTGATCGGGCGTTGCTTCACGAATTAACAAATATTATCGCTGTCATTACGTGGGATGAGCGACTGATAGACCTGTCTAAAGGGATTAGAGTCCCAGTGTTTTCGATCGGTGATGAGACAGCGATTACGTGGTTACGAGACAATTATGTAAGGGGGGATATGCATGAGTGA